One genomic region from Candidatus Thermoplasmatota archaeon encodes:
- a CDS encoding ArsR family transcriptional regulator, whose protein sequence is MRRSADLVLDERDEEVAQLLSALGLAPNTARALSFLRLVREATSAEIETGAGLRQPEVSVAMQQLRAREWVRKRDLHREGKGRPVHAYALTRPFPEIVDELERGVREAASRQLTAIERIRVATVPRVPAPQATVRR, encoded by the coding sequence ATGCGCCGGTCCGCCGATCTGGTTTTGGACGAACGCGACGAGGAGGTCGCCCAGCTTCTTTCGGCGCTGGGGCTTGCGCCCAACACGGCGCGCGCGCTGTCCTTCCTCCGCCTCGTCCGCGAGGCCACGAGCGCCGAGATCGAAACGGGCGCGGGCTTGCGCCAACCCGAGGTAAGCGTGGCCATGCAACAGCTTCGCGCGCGCGAATGGGTGCGCAAGCGGGACCTCCACCGCGAGGGCAAGGGCCGGCCCGTCCACGCGTACGCCTTGACCCGGCCGTTTCCCGAGATCGTCGACGAGCTTGAGCGCGGCGTGCGGGAGGCCGCCTCGCGGCAGCTCACGGCCATCGAGCGGATCCGGGTCGCCACCGTTCCGCGGGTGCCTGCGCCCCAGGCGACCGTGCGGCGTTAG
- a CDS encoding slipin family protein — protein MSVLAQAATAVGASFLLFLLLFVVAIVLASAVRVLREYERIVIFRLGRLQGIKGPGLVLIIPILDKTQKIDLRVSVIDVPKQRIVTKDNITVDVDAVVYYRVFDPVKAVVQVQNYFAATALRAQTTLRDIIGQMEMDALLSQREVVNQKMQRILDEETDPWGVKVSSVTIKDVSLPESMVRAMAKQAEAERERRSRIIMADGEFQASQKMMEASEMYTRSPMAMKLRELQTLQEIAREKNLIIISPSGGNMGDAIAVATAANRRRAGES, from the coding sequence ATGTCCGTTCTCGCGCAAGCCGCCACCGCCGTCGGCGCAAGCTTCCTCCTGTTCCTGCTCCTCTTCGTGGTCGCGATCGTGCTGGCAAGCGCCGTGCGCGTGCTGCGCGAGTACGAGCGCATCGTCATCTTCCGTCTCGGGCGGCTCCAGGGCATCAAGGGCCCGGGCCTTGTGCTCATCATCCCCATCCTCGACAAGACCCAGAAGATCGACCTTCGCGTGTCGGTCATCGACGTGCCCAAGCAGCGCATCGTGACGAAGGACAACATCACGGTGGACGTCGACGCCGTCGTCTACTACCGCGTGTTCGATCCCGTGAAGGCGGTCGTGCAGGTGCAGAACTACTTCGCGGCCACGGCGCTGCGCGCGCAGACGACGCTTCGCGACATCATCGGCCAGATGGAGATGGACGCCCTCCTCTCCCAGCGCGAGGTGGTCAACCAGAAGATGCAGCGCATCCTCGACGAGGAGACCGATCCCTGGGGCGTCAAGGTCTCAAGCGTCACGATCAAGGACGTCTCGCTTCCCGAGAGCATGGTGCGCGCCATGGCCAAGCAGGCCGAGGCCGAGCGCGAGCGGCGCTCGCGCATCATCATGGCCGACGGCGAGTTCCAGGCCTCCCAGAAGATGATGGAGGCCTCCGAGATGTACACGCGCTCGCCCATGGCCATGAAGCTCCGCGAGCTCCAGACCCTTCAGGAGATCGCGCGCGAGAAGAACCTCATCATCATCTCGCCCTCGGGCGGCAACATGGGCGACGCGATCGCCGTGGCCACGGCCGCCAACCGCCGGCGCGCGGGCGAAAGCTGA
- a CDS encoding RNA 2'-phosphotransferase, with product MLRECNTHGYFRGDTCPNCGEEGRFLMNEHELDRVGRIMAGVLRHFPERFGVEMDEHGWVDIAEFVNRVRQQKERLHWIKPYHVEAIVLTDPKGRYQIDKDRVRATYGHSLELELDLPTFDIPDKLYYPVTEEELDVVLERGLQPTDRRMVHLSGTYENAMAAGQRRAESPIVLEIDARAARDDKVVIKQAGKAVYITDSVPASYLRRAEPAE from the coding sequence ATGCTTCGCGAGTGCAACACGCACGGGTATTTCCGAGGCGACACGTGCCCGAATTGCGGGGAGGAAGGTCGCTTCCTCATGAACGAGCACGAGCTCGACCGCGTGGGCCGCATCATGGCGGGCGTGCTTCGGCACTTCCCGGAACGCTTTGGCGTCGAGATGGACGAGCACGGCTGGGTCGACATCGCCGAGTTCGTGAACCGCGTCCGCCAGCAGAAGGAGCGCCTGCACTGGATCAAGCCCTACCACGTCGAGGCGATCGTCCTCACGGACCCCAAGGGCCGCTACCAGATCGACAAGGACCGCGTGCGCGCCACCTACGGCCACAGCCTCGAGCTCGAGCTTGACCTTCCGACGTTCGACATCCCCGACAAGCTCTACTATCCGGTGACGGAGGAGGAGCTCGACGTCGTGCTCGAGCGCGGCCTCCAGCCCACCGACCGGCGCATGGTCCATCTTTCGGGCACGTACGAGAACGCCATGGCGGCCGGGCAGCGGCGCGCCGAGAGTCCCATCGTGCTCGAGATCGACGCCCGCGCCGCCCGCGACGACAAGGTCGTCATCAAGCAGGCGGGCAAGGCTGTCTACATCACGGACTCGGTGCCAGCAAGCTACCTTCGCCGAGCCGAGCCCGCGGAATAG
- a CDS encoding phosphatidylserine decarboxylase — MAFLARGTWHWVAAPLVAGALLVLYGRNVGVPVALGVALLLLGLLFLQFFRDPERPAAEGVACPADGVVTAIERRAAGELFVSIFMNVYNVHVNRAPLAGRVASRVHKPGSHVPAFRKDSERNERVEWAFETEHGLVRVTQIAGLLARRIVPYAVEGQRVEKGARIGIIRLASRVDVLLPPGFEAAVELGESVRAGSTTLARRRSP; from the coding sequence ATGGCGTTCCTTGCGCGGGGAACCTGGCATTGGGTTGCAGCGCCGCTTGTCGCAGGCGCGCTTCTTGTTCTCTACGGGCGCAACGTGGGCGTCCCGGTGGCGCTCGGCGTCGCGCTTCTCCTGCTGGGGCTTCTGTTCCTCCAGTTCTTCCGCGACCCCGAGCGCCCCGCGGCCGAGGGCGTCGCCTGCCCCGCCGACGGCGTCGTGACGGCGATCGAGCGCCGGGCCGCAGGCGAGCTTTTCGTGTCCATCTTCATGAACGTCTACAACGTGCACGTGAACCGCGCGCCGCTTGCCGGCCGCGTGGCCTCGCGCGTGCACAAGCCGGGCTCGCACGTCCCGGCCTTCCGCAAGGATTCGGAGCGCAACGAGCGGGTCGAGTGGGCGTTCGAGACCGAGCACGGCCTCGTGCGCGTCACGCAGATCGCGGGCCTGCTTGCGCGCCGCATCGTTCCGTACGCCGTCGAGGGGCAGCGGGTTGAGAAGGGCGCGCGCATCGGCATCATTCGCCTCGCCTCTCGCGTGGACGTGCTGCTGCCGCCGGGCTTCGAGGCGGCCGTCGAGCTTGGCGAGTCGGTGCGGGCGGGGTCGACGACGCTTGCGCGGAGGCGGTCGCCGTGA
- a CDS encoding CDP-alcohol phosphatidyltransferase family protein, with protein sequence MRRRLRFHLTLADLLTIGNGVMGFNAILTLSIETPYFPNLSDAVVAGAFIALGVAFDALDGVAARKYGSSLIGPDLDSLSDLVTFCVAPAVLLVVTYGHLTWYPAILVATLVVVFGMARLARFNSTAEKESRTFQGLPTPLCAAAIVLLVLFDVIVLRDVDCVEGVCRYGAAYGVPILVLSGVLAFLMVSNIAYPKARERLRYFTAAAVVVAIVVAAGVLVTPDFTTHLLLAGLAFTLAVVAIGPVFTLRGVVRSARTARRARRAALLAMDAAPSAGDAGEEEVVEEELLAEPGAAEATDSSRSP encoded by the coding sequence GTGAGGCGGCGGCTTCGCTTCCACCTGACGCTTGCGGACCTTCTCACGATCGGCAACGGCGTCATGGGTTTCAACGCGATCCTCACGCTTTCGATCGAGACGCCGTACTTCCCGAACCTCTCGGACGCGGTCGTGGCCGGCGCCTTCATCGCGCTTGGCGTCGCGTTTGACGCGCTCGACGGCGTGGCCGCGCGCAAGTACGGAAGCTCGCTTATCGGCCCCGACCTCGACTCGCTGTCGGACCTCGTGACCTTCTGCGTGGCGCCCGCGGTGCTGCTCGTCGTGACGTACGGTCACCTCACGTGGTACCCGGCCATCCTCGTGGCGACGCTTGTCGTGGTCTTTGGCATGGCGCGCCTTGCGCGGTTCAACAGCACCGCGGAGAAGGAGAGCCGCACCTTCCAGGGCCTTCCCACGCCCCTTTGCGCCGCCGCCATCGTGCTGCTCGTCCTCTTCGACGTCATCGTGCTCCGGGACGTCGACTGCGTCGAGGGCGTGTGCCGTTACGGCGCCGCGTACGGCGTCCCCATCCTCGTGCTGTCGGGCGTGCTTGCGTTCCTCATGGTGAGCAACATCGCCTACCCCAAGGCGCGCGAGCGCTTGAGGTATTTCACGGCGGCAGCCGTGGTCGTGGCCATCGTGGTGGCCGCAGGCGTGCTCGTGACGCCGGATTTCACGACGCACCTCCTGCTCGCGGGGCTCGCCTTCACCCTTGCCGTGGTTGCGATCGGGCCCGTCTTCACCCTGCGGGGCGTCGTGCGCTCGGCGCGGACGGCGCGTCGCGCGCGGCGGGCGGCGCTTTTGGCCATGGACGCGGCGCCTTCGGCCGGCGACGCGGGCGAGGAGGAAGTGGTCGAGGAGGAGCTTCTGGCCGAGCCGGGCGCGGCCGAAGCTACGGATTCCTCGCGATCTCCTTGA
- a CDS encoding YkgJ family cysteine cluster protein has translation MPANEAPLPLANPCLANACSACCRDTEMPLSAADVARLESATRRPASDFAQTRDGLLRLRNVAGACVFLRQGRCSVYDARPEGCRLYPFVWAQGEGVRRDADCPYRSAFQQGADVPARLQTHLARLGLSP, from the coding sequence TTGCCCGCGAATGAAGCGCCGCTCCCCCTCGCCAATCCCTGCCTTGCCAACGCCTGCAGCGCGTGCTGCCGGGACACGGAGATGCCCCTGTCGGCGGCCGATGTGGCTCGCCTGGAGAGCGCCACGCGCCGTCCCGCCTCGGACTTCGCGCAGACGCGCGACGGTCTTCTGCGGCTGCGCAACGTCGCGGGCGCCTGCGTGTTCCTGCGGCAGGGCCGGTGCAGCGTCTACGACGCGCGTCCCGAGGGCTGCCGGTTGTACCCGTTTGTCTGGGCACAAGGCGAAGGCGTCCGGCGGGACGCCGATTGTCCGTACCGCAGCGCTTTCCAGCAAGGGGCGGACGTCCCGGCGCGTCTGCAAACGCATCTTGCGCGGCTGGGGCTTTCGCCCTAG
- the artA gene encoding archaeosortase A — translation MAPASAADTRPLYALLAATIALAIVGGAWASDRAALSASHAWIVANEPILATLAVASLSVLGAGFLLRSHPRRHDVRMAGWILFSAYWPLQAAGFFLQRDEFNAYATLLSPVLFGYLAYHEWLSKRWGEDPSPLRWIAGTAFVAGATYFAIYKMPPVTDFIIHQVALQSSFLANVLFGLQTSVYVDPGALDPEARFHVCMDLSAVCPPGAAAYAVTIILACTAIQSIMIFVGAIYATDGGAAIRRYKAYLYTVPIIYFLNLFRNAGIVYGYKVLGLDFDLMHNWVGKGGSLLALVVIALALFRVLPELHDNVLGVMDLWKRTKPGFFGKPPGGAAPSPPAGASEV, via the coding sequence ATGGCACCCGCGTCCGCCGCGGACACCCGCCCCCTCTACGCGCTGCTTGCCGCGACGATCGCGCTTGCAATCGTCGGCGGCGCGTGGGCCTCCGACCGCGCGGCGCTTTCGGCAAGCCACGCGTGGATCGTCGCGAACGAGCCCATCCTGGCCACGCTTGCCGTCGCGAGCCTCTCCGTGCTTGGCGCAGGCTTCCTCCTGCGCTCGCACCCGCGGCGGCACGACGTGCGCATGGCCGGCTGGATCCTCTTCTCGGCCTACTGGCCCCTACAAGCGGCCGGGTTCTTCCTGCAGCGCGACGAGTTCAACGCCTACGCCACGCTCCTGTCGCCCGTCCTCTTCGGCTACCTCGCCTACCACGAGTGGCTGTCCAAGCGCTGGGGCGAGGACCCCTCGCCGCTCCGTTGGATCGCCGGCACGGCCTTCGTAGCCGGGGCCACGTACTTTGCCATCTACAAGATGCCGCCCGTGACGGACTTCATCATCCACCAGGTGGCCCTCCAGTCGAGCTTCCTTGCGAACGTCCTCTTCGGCCTCCAGACGAGCGTCTACGTGGACCCTGGCGCCCTGGACCCCGAGGCCCGGTTCCACGTCTGCATGGATCTTTCCGCCGTCTGTCCGCCCGGCGCGGCCGCGTACGCCGTCACGATCATCCTCGCGTGCACGGCCATCCAGAGCATCATGATCTTCGTGGGCGCCATCTACGCGACCGACGGCGGCGCGGCCATCCGCCGCTACAAGGCGTACCTGTACACGGTTCCCATCATCTACTTCCTGAACCTGTTCCGGAACGCGGGCATCGTCTACGGGTACAAGGTGCTCGGGCTCGACTTCGACCTCATGCACAACTGGGTCGGTAAGGGCGGCTCGCTTCTCGCGCTTGTCGTCATCGCGCTTGCGCTCTTCCGCGTGCTTCCCGAGCTCCACGACAACGTGCTTGGCGTGATGGACCTCTGGAAGCGCACGAAGCCAGGCTTCTTTGGCAAGCCGCCCGGCGGCGCCGCGCCGTCTCCGCCCGCGGGCGCAAGCGAAGTCTGA
- the dcd gene encoding dCTP deaminase, which produces MPVLCDADILAAIKRQDLAIEPFAEASLTPNGYDLRIAELLLPDETGAAPVRDGKVTVPPKARFLVSTLERVTLGPAVTAQLWIRSSFARKGLFASFGKVEAGFSGTLTIGGFNAAAVPIEIPVGDRFCQIAFEELTRPAEKPYVQRSGRYQNQQGVTLARE; this is translated from the coding sequence ATGCCCGTCCTTTGCGACGCCGACATCCTCGCGGCCATCAAGCGGCAGGACCTCGCCATCGAGCCCTTCGCCGAGGCGAGCCTCACACCCAACGGCTACGACCTTCGCATCGCGGAGCTCCTCCTTCCCGACGAGACGGGCGCTGCGCCCGTTCGCGACGGGAAGGTGACGGTCCCGCCCAAGGCCCGCTTTCTCGTCTCCACGCTTGAGCGCGTGACGCTGGGCCCCGCCGTGACGGCTCAGCTCTGGATCCGGTCGAGCTTCGCGCGCAAGGGCCTCTTCGCCTCCTTCGGCAAGGTCGAGGCCGGGTTCTCGGGCACGCTTACGATCGGCGGCTTCAACGCTGCAGCCGTTCCCATCGAGATCCCGGTGGGCGATCGGTTCTGCCAGATCGCCTTCGAGGAGCTCACGCGGCCGGCCGAGAAGCCCTACGTCCAACGGTCCGGCCGGTACCAGAACCAGCAGGGAGTCACGCTTGCCCGCGAATGA
- the rpiA gene encoding ribose-5-phosphate isomerase RpiA, whose amino-acid sequence MQPAKADPAAKAKEAAARRACEFVQSGTVVGLGTGSTANHAIRRLGELVREGALDIQGVPTSEASADLARVAGIPLLDLEEAGTIDATLDGADEVDPALDLVKGLGGALLREKIVAAASKRFVVMVDEAKLVPRLGTKAPVPVEVLRFGWVQASWKLRALGCDPVLRRVKEAPFSTDNGNWILDCRFPPIDDAAALERRIDAVPGVVDNGLFVNLATDVVVGNADGTASVQSRKR is encoded by the coding sequence ATGCAGCCTGCGAAGGCCGATCCGGCGGCAAAGGCGAAGGAGGCCGCCGCGCGGCGAGCCTGCGAGTTCGTCCAAAGCGGAACCGTCGTGGGACTTGGCACGGGATCGACGGCCAACCACGCGATCCGGCGCCTGGGCGAGCTCGTTCGCGAAGGCGCGCTCGACATCCAAGGCGTTCCGACGAGCGAGGCATCGGCCGACCTCGCGCGCGTCGCCGGAATCCCGCTTCTGGACCTCGAAGAGGCCGGCACGATCGACGCGACGCTCGACGGCGCCGACGAGGTCGACCCCGCGCTCGATCTCGTGAAGGGTCTCGGCGGGGCGCTCCTGCGGGAGAAGATCGTCGCCGCCGCGAGCAAGCGTTTCGTCGTCATGGTCGACGAGGCGAAGCTCGTCCCCCGGCTCGGAACGAAGGCGCCCGTGCCCGTCGAGGTGCTCCGGTTCGGCTGGGTGCAGGCGTCGTGGAAGCTCCGGGCCCTCGGGTGCGATCCCGTCCTCCGCCGCGTGAAGGAGGCGCCCTTCAGCACCGACAACGGCAACTGGATCCTCGACTGCCGCTTCCCGCCGATCGACGACGCCGCCGCATTGGAGCGCCGCATCGACGCGGTCCCCGGCGTGGTCGACAACGGCCTGTTCGTGAACCTCGCGACCGACGTCGTCGTCGGCAACGCGGACGGCACCGCGTCCGTGCAATCCCGCAAGCGATAG